In one Kluyveromyces marxianus DMKU3-1042 DNA, complete genome, chromosome 4 genomic region, the following are encoded:
- a CDS encoding delta(12) fatty acid desaturase produces the protein MSESTTVERHSNGTTTVTSTKTAVDTNGNVFKVPDYSIKDILGAIPKECYNRSTLWSLHYVVRDVIAICIIGYVGTNYIPVWFPNSALLRFAAYMVQSYLIGLFGFGLWILAHECGHGAFSDSRLINDTVGWVLHSWWMVPYFSWKFSHSKHHKATGHMTRDMVFVPYTKKEYLEVKGKSKLKEITEEAPIVTLLTLIAQQIGGLQLYLATNATGQSYPGVPKFFKSHYWPTSPVFDAKDFWYIILSDIGIISTLSINYLWAKSYGSHVMLINWFVPWLWVNHWLVFVTFLQHTDPTMPHYDSNEWSFAKGAAATIDRNFGFVGQHIFHDIIETHVLHHYCSRIPFYNARVATEAIKKVMGEHYRYEGENMWLSLWKVARSCQFVDGDNGVLMFRNTNGIGQPCEE, from the coding sequence ATGAGTGAAAGTACAACTGTGGAACGCCATTCAAACGGCACCACCACTGTGACATCCACTAAAACAGCAGTCGATACAAATGGTAATGTCTTTAAGGTACCAGACTACTCTATTAAGGACATTTTAGGCGCGATCCCTAAGGAATGTTACAATAGGAGCACGCTTTGGTCTTTGCACTATGTTGTTAGAGATGTTATCGCGATTTGTATCATCGGATACGTCGGTACCAACTATATTCCAGTGTGGTTCCCAAACAGCGCTTTGTTGAGATTTGCAGCCTATATGGTTCAATCATATTTGATTGGtttgtttggttttggtttatGGATTCTAGCTCACGAGTGTGGTCATGGTGCTTTCTCAGATTCACGTTTGATCAATGATACCGTGGGATGGGTATTGCACTCATGGTGGATGGTTCCATACTTCTCATGGAAATTCTCTCATTCCAAACACCACAAAGCTACTGGGCATATGACTAGGGATATGGTCTTTGTTCCTTACACCAAAAAGGAATACTTGGAAGTAAAGGGCAAATCAAAGTTAAAGGAAATAACGGAGGAAGCTCCTATTGTTACTCTTTTGACATTGATCGCACAACAAATCGGTGGTTTGCAATTGTACTTGGCAACCAACGCTACTGGTCAATCATATCCAGGCGTTCctaaatttttcaaatctcACTACTGGCCAACGTCTCCAGTCTTTGACGCCAAAGATTTCTGGTACATTATTCTAAGTGACATCGGTATCATTTCCACTCTTTCAATTAATTATCTATGGGCCAAATCTTATGGTTCTCATGTCATGCTAATCAACTGGTTTGTTCCATGGTTATGGGTTAACCATTGGTTAGTTTTTGTTACCTTTTTACAGCACACTGATCCAACAATGCCGCATTACGACTCCAACGAATGGTCTTTTGCTAAGGGTGCCGCAGCAACCATTGATAGAAACTTTGGCTTTGTTGGCCAACATATCTTCCACGATATCATCGAAACTCATGTTTTGCACCACTACTGCTCGAGAATTCCTTTCTACAATGCTCGTGTAGCCACTGAAGCCATCAAAAAAGTTATGGGCGAACACTACCGTTACGAAGGAGAGAACATGTGGTTGTCTCTCTGGAAGGTAGCCAGATCTTGTCaatttgttgatggtgACAATGGTGTTCTAATGTTCAGGAACACCAACGGAATTGGTCAACCTTGCGAAGAATAA